In the Maniola hyperantus chromosome 13, iAphHyp1.2, whole genome shotgun sequence genome, gcaaaccaacaaaccaataaaccaacaaaccaacaaatcaacacaccaataaaccaataaaccaataaaacaacaaacaaacgcactttcgcatttataataagggtagggcTAATTAGCTACAAAGTACGTACTAGGCAGgtaaattaataatacctaagtattcgTAAATTGTAAGTAACTAAGTAACtagctattattttatttttagttactGGTTACAAAAGTTATTATTTGTACAGGTTTATAAAGTCCTACGAAATTATATCACATAATCACAgaattctattattttattagtacacaaaattcaataataaattCTTTGGTGACGTCATTTACGCCTTGTTGTCTCgatgttttgaaaaaaataaaagattctCTCCGATTTACAttcgtggccctaccgcggttgtttgacagctacaatgtcacgatcgcaatcatttctgattggttaatgctcgctcactattggccacaatgcattgtagccaatagtgagcgagcgtcaaccaatcggaggtgattgcgatcgtcacactgtagctgtcaaactgtCGAAAATGCGTCAAAGTCAAAAGCAGTCAAAATGACATTGATAAGATTAATTATTTCGTGTTTTGTTTTGGTCAAGTAACACAACAACCAAAAAATAACTTTgaaatattgaattaaaatatgacTGCACTGCGCTGAATGCCCCCTTATTAAAtcgttaaaaatgtattttcgaAAACTGTATACGCTAGTCTTTCTCCGCAACGACACGCACATTTTATTAGGGCTCAAAAAACGCGGCTTCGGCGTAGACAAATGGAACGGTTTTGGCGGCAAAGTCGAACAAAATGAAACAATTATCGAAGCTGCGATCCGGGAATTGAAGGAGGAATGCTGTGTGATTgtaaaaaagtgtaatttaaagAATATCGGCCATTTGGAGTTTACTTTTGAAGGTGAGCTAGATATGTAACtttatggtacctacctacctagatcaCCTATTGGAAACTAGACCTTTCATTGAATTCTCGCTACAAAATTGATTCTTCTTAGTTCTTGATTAAATATTTCCACGCCATCCTACCGCCTACTTCTTACTGCTACCTACTCTACTTTGTGAATTTTTCGAATTTGGTTTTATGGCtagcaaaatgtaaaaaataattccTTCTATTTCTGTTTTCTGTTTCCTGCAACCTTGTCTCCCTAGAACTGATATCTGCTCCTCTCATTagataaaataagtataacttTTCCCATGAGCTATAAGATAATATTTTTCCATTATAGGTTCAGCAGTCTCTCAATAAGTTAAAAGTTTTGataaaacttattgaaaaatcctattacaatgtaaaggattaaatgataagaaagcttgggaataagTTGCCTTACAGCtttatgatagttctaataagtttaagtgattttgtaagattttgttgataataaaaaagaatacccgctcgagtttgttgtgggctattctcagacctgggcgcatttggaaccctcgtagctttagattTAAGTTCACGTAAAAATTACCACCActaatatcttacaaatccaacaactgaccatcaaaaactgtactttattacctattttaaataaattatttgactttaacTTTGTTTAGCATTTAAAAGTAACCAATAGACAGACACTGGTCACTGCATATAGGCGTATTAACTTGGCTCATGACTTGTTGCGTCACTAAAATATCTTTAATATCTTTGAAGGTGACTCCACTATGATGGATGTAAGGGTTTTCTCCACATCTATATTCGAAGGTACTCCCACTGAAACTGACGAGATGTCGCCGAAATGGTTTGCCTACACAGAGATTCCATTCCAAGATATGTGGCCGGACGATGCCATATGGTTCCCCTCCATGCTGAAAGATAAACTATTCTTTGGCAAGTTTCATTATAAAGGGTATGATACCATACTAAATTATGATCTACAGGAGCTTGAATCTATGGAAGAATTTTATCGTGAAAGAAATAAATAGGTTTTACTTTGTGTAAAAGATTTTCTTAAAGACTAAGGCATGTTAAACAT is a window encoding:
- the LOC117987519 gene encoding oxidized purine nucleoside triphosphate hydrolase-like, translated to MYFRKLYTLVFLRNDTHILLGLKKRGFGVDKWNGFGGKVEQNETIIEAAIRELKEECCVIVKKCNLKNIGHLEFTFEGDSTMMDVRVFSTSIFEGTPTETDEMSPKWFAYTEIPFQDMWPDDAIWFPSMLKDKLFFGKFHYKGYDTILNYDLQELESMEEFYRERNK